CTGCCTATTCGCGCCGAGGCGACAAATCGAACAGGTAGGCGGCTTCGATGAGAACTTCGACATGGCCGGCGGCGGATTCGCCAACCTAGACCTCTACGAGCGCCTGGGGTCCTCTCCTGAGGTAACGGTGGCGACGATTATCGGGGAGGGGTCCTTCCATCAGGTCCACGGGGGGGTGAGTACGAATCAACCGGATTCCGATGAGCGTCGAGCACGGGTGTTCGGGTACGGCGAGCATTTTGCCGACCTTCGCGGTCGCGGCTTTCGTGGTCCCGGAAAGCCGCTCCATTACGTCGGACGGGTCGGATCACCCTACGCCGCGCGCAGCCGTTCCCGCCGTCTTAGCGGGGAGCTGTTTGGCCGCGGGGCTGGTGCTCCAGAGCCGGATGGCCTGCCGACGTCACCGACTCTCGTGCCCGAAGATCTGCGATGGAGCTTCATCGAGGCCGTCTGGGGGAGCATGGCCTGGGATGAGACGACGTGGCTGGGGCGACCGTTAACTAGCGCCCCTACTGACCTCTTCGCCTATCAGCAGTTGATCACGTCCCTGCGGCCCGACTGGGTCATCGAAACTGGCACGGGTAGCGGGGGTCGGGCACTTTTCTTAGCGTCGGTGTGTGAACTCATTGGGCACGGCCGAGTGGTCTCGATCGGCGAGCAACCTTCCGACGATCTTCCGGTTCACTCACTGCTCACCTACATCGATGCCGTACCCGCCCTGGAGTCAACCGTGGCGCAGGTGCGGGAACTGGTGGGGAAGGACCCCCATGGTTTGGTGTTGGTCGGGAGCGGCGCCCATCGGAACACGACGGAGCAGGAGTTTGAGGCCTACGCCCCATTCGTGTCGGTGGGGTCGTACGCCATCGTCACCGACACCGCGGTCAATGGGAATCCGGTGTGGGCGGGCTTTGGCCCCGGGCCCTTTGAAGCGGTGAAGCTGATTTTGGGGCGTCACGGTAACTTCGCCATAGATTACGAGCCGGAGCGGTACTCCCTGACGTTCAACCCGGGCGGATTCCTCAAGCGGATCCGATGAAAATTTTCTGCGTGGGCCTGAACAAGACAGGGACGCGGTCGCTGCACGATGCCCTGCAGGTCTTGGGCTTTCGAAGCGTCCACTGGGGAGGGCCGAATCTGCCGACGGCCGTGCAGCGGGGGCCAGAGATTCGGGCGGCGGTCGAGCAGTCGCTGGCGGCGGGCCGACCGCTGCTCGAGGGGCTTGAGGACGCCGATGCCTACTCCGATATTCACGCGCTGAATACGAACTTCGACGTGCTCGATAGTCAATACCCCGCCAGTAAGTTTATTCTCACGGTGCGCCCCATCGAGGAGTGGCTCGCCAGTCGAGAGATGCACGTGAAGGCGAATCAGGCGATGCAATCTAGCGGTGAATACAACGGTACGTTCTTGGAGGTAGATCTCATCGGGTGGCGAACCGAAGCACTCGAACACGAATCCCGGGTTCGGTCCTATTTCGCTGCCCGTCCCGCAGATCTGCTGGTATTCGATGTCACCGCCGGCGATGGGTGGGATCAACTGTGTCCGTTCCTCGGTGTCGCCATTCCATCTGATCCGTTTCCGTTCCGGCGATGACTGAGTTGACCGCTTCTCACCACGGCTCGCTCCATAGAGGGCTCAAGCCGTTCGCTTGGGTGCGGATTGTGGCGATCGGAACGGCGATGTTTTTGGCCGCCCTGGCGACGCGCAAAGGCCCAGGACTATCGGTTGACTCGGTGAACTATCTGTCGGCGGGGATCAACATCGCGAACGGCGATGACTGGGTGGCCGTCAGCGGTCAGGCGCTCACGATCTTCCCCCCGGGACTCCCACTACTGGCGGCGCTAGGGGAGGTGGGAGGGATCGGGGCTCAAATGATGCTGCGGATCGTATCGATCGTGTCGTTTGGTCTGATCGTGGGGCTGGGCAGTCGCCTGTTGCAGCGGGTGGTTCCTCATCGGGGGGTGGAACTCGGAGCCACCGCCATGCTGGCGGTATCTCCGGTGTTGCTGGGAGTGGCCACGATGGCCTGGTCCGAGCCCCCGTTTATTGTCGTGACCCTTATCTTTCTCTTCGTGCTGGGCGACATATGGGAGCGCGGCGCTCTCACTGCCACTGACGTGCTGCGACTAGCCGGCCTTTGTTGGATGGCGTTCATTCTCCGTTATGCGGGAACGGCATTGATCGCGGCGGCTGGAGTTTCGATGCTGGCCGCTATCCGTCCCTTGGATCGACGAGTGCTGACGCGCATCGCTGCCTTCGGGGTGGTGAGCATGTCGTTTCCCATCTTGTGGATCCTACGAAACTACGGTGCCGACGGAACCTATATGGGACGCCGTTCCCCATCGCCGGATTCGATTCGGGTGGTGGCCGCTCGCACGGGGGCCGTCTTCGGCGATTGGGCGGTTCCAATGTTCGACCCATCCACGCGCGTCCTGACTGTGATCGGCATCGTGGGAGTGGGGCTCATCATGGTCGGGGTGGGGTGGGTGCTTCGGTCGGACTGCGACGAAACAACTGGAGGAGTGCAGCGCGGGCAGCTGCTGGCGTGTACGACCTTCGCCATCGTCTATGTGAGTTACTTGACCCTGGCGTCGGTGGCTACCTCGTTCGAACCCACAAACTCTCGTTATCTGTCGCCGGTATACGTTCCCGGCCTCGCTCTCGCTTCTGCCGGGCTGGCGGCCCTCCTAAACCGCCATGCCGGACGCCGGTGGTCAGTGGCCGTTGGTTGTGCGGCGGTGCTGTTCTGGGCGGGCCCTGTAATCACGACGATCGGTAACGTTCGAGATGGGTTTACCAACGGGATTGGGTACAACGCCGACGCCAGTACCCAATCTGAACTGTCCGTCGTGGCCGCCGAAATCTTGAGCAGGGAGGCGCCGGTCAACGTGTTCAGTAACGAGGTGAGCCGACTCTGGGCGGGCGCCCGCCTGCAGCCCATCAAGTGGGCGCCGCGGGATAGTGGTTATCGGGGCGCGCCCGCAGTGGGGGAACTCGATGCATTTGTGGACGACGTCCTTTGCAGTCCTCAAGCGACCTACCTGGTCTATTACCTCTTTGGGAACGACCGGGTGGTTCCGTTGCGAGAGATTCGAGCCGTGGTCGATCTGGAGCGAGTGGCGGTCGTCGATGATGGCGTGATTTTCAGGGTTCGCTCAAAGGGTACGCAAGAGTGCGCTGTCTGAGCGTTGGTCACAACCGACGCTCAGCGATGGCAATCAGCGATACACCAATGGGTAGTCCTCGCCGTGCCGCGATCCTCCGCTCCGAGCGAAGCACGCCGGTCAAGATTCGGTTGAGCAGTGATGGGGGCATTGAGAAGTCTGATTCCGGCTCGACGACCGGCGCGTGGATTCGTTGCGCAAGGCGGCTAACGGCCACCGGCGGCAACAAGATCGTGTTGAAGTAGGAAGCGTGCCGCACCTCTAACCCGGCCTGTTGGATGGCCCCCAGGAGAACTCGGCGGGTGTACCGGCGGCGGTGGCCGTTGGCGCGATCATGGTCGCTCCACAACCACGACAATGCCGGGACCGTCACCGCCACAGTTCCGCCAGGCCGTACCGATCTTCGGAGCGCAACGAGTGCCCCCACATCGTCATCAAGATGTTCGATGACGTCGAACGCCGTGGCCAGGGTCAAGGTGCCCTCAGTGGGTATGGCGTGGGGGATCTGCCCGTGGGCAACTTCGAACTGACCGAAGGTGGAGCGGCAATGCTCCACTGCCAGTTGGTCGCCTTCGATGCCGGTCACCTGGCCGAAGGTGGCGAGCATCGGCAGCATTCCTCCCGTCCCACATCCCACATCGACGATGGTGTTGCCGGTGGTGGTTGGCAGATGTTGACTGAGGGTGGAGTGGATGATGGCCCGACGCCCCACGAACCACCAGTGGTTGGTCTCTAGCTGTGCATGTTCGTCGTAGAGCGCCCGGTCCATGGTTAGGACGAACCGGCCGAATGGTTGCTTGTCTCAGCTACGAGGTAGTTCGGTCGCATTTTCGTCTCGTCGTAGACCCGAGCGAGGTACTCGCCGAGGATCCCAAGCATCATGAGTTGCATGCCGCCAAGGGTAAGGATCACTGCGATGATGGAGGTCCATCCCTCGGGTACACCGCCGAACCAAACGCGAAAGGCCAGGGCAACTCCGATGTAAACGCACCCCGCCAGGGCGGCCAAGATACCGAGCCAAGAGGCCAGCCGCAGGGGCAGGGTAGAGAAGGACAACAGCCCATCGAAGGCGAGGCGGAAGAGGCGGCGCGTCGTGTACTTCGGTGTGCCAGCGTTGCGGGCCTCGCGGTCGTACTCCAGCCCGATCTGCTGGTAACCGACCCAACTTCGCAGTCCTCGTAGGAACCGGTTGTGCTCGGGGAGGGCGAGCAACTCATCAACAACCACCCGGTCGAGGAGGGCAAAATCGCCACTGTCGAGCGGGACGTCGATATTCGCGAGGCGGCGGTAGACCCGGTAGAACGTGCGATAGGCCAGACGTTTGACGAGACCTTCCTGACGGGTGCGCCGCACGGCGTAGACGACGTGGTTGCCCGCCCGCCAGTGTTCCAACATTTGCTCCAAAAGTTCTGGGGGATCCTGCAGGTCGGCATCCACAAAGCACACGGTTTGGCCCTGGGCGCTTGCCATCCCGGCGGTGAGGGCGGCCTGGTGTCCGAAATTCCGTGACAGCCGAATGCCCCGAACGCGAGGGTCGATGGCCCCGAGTCGAAGAATCTCCGACCAGGTGGCATCCGTGCTCCCATCGTCCACGATGACCATCTCCCCGGTGCCCGCTGCATCAAGCACTGGAGCCACGCGTGCCCAGAGGGCGTCCAGATTCTCTTGCTCATTGAAGGCAGGGACAACGATGCTTACGAGGATGGCTCGGGCTGTTTCTTGGGTCGAGGTGCCCATGAGTTTATGGAGTTCTGCGGTGGAGAAGGCGCCGGCCTGGGCAGCCTCGTTGGCGGTCAGACGGCCCCGCAGCACTGCGCCCGCCGCCAGGGACAGGGCCACCTGCTGGGCCACCGGACCTTCGGCAACCAACTTCTTCAGTTCCCGGAGTTCCTCGATATCGTCAGCCATGGTTCGGATTCTAGAACCGCCGGCAGACGGGGGTGCTGATGAGCAGACGCACCTTGTCGCGTCCCACCGGTTGGGTTTCGCCCGACACCACGTAGGGGGAGACCCAACCGAAGGGGCCAGAGTCAGAATATGGGCAACCGATCGGCGGGGTAGGAGCCGGTGCTTGTTCAGCGCAGCGGTCCTCGAACGGTGAACCGTTACGTTCCGGTCACCGCAAAGGCGAACTGACCATTTTGGATCATTAGGAGCCGGGCGGTTCCGCTCTCGGCTAGTTCGTCCACCGCCTGCTTTACTCCACCATCCCACCAACCCCCCTCGCCGTAGTCGTCGCCAGTAACGAGGCCGCCCGGTTTGGTCTTGGCCAGTGAGAGGCGCAGATCCTGGACTACAAAGTCGTAGGTGTGGTTTCCATCGATGTACACCCAGTCCAGCGACGCATCGGGGAGCGCCCCGAGTATCTCCGCTGATTCGCCTCGGTGGATGATGATCTGCCCGCGGTTGATCTCCGGCCCAAACCGGCTCAGAACACTCATGTGGCGCTCATCCATCTCGCTCTGTCCGCCCTCGGAGCGTCCCCCGTACATCGCGCGCTCATACTCGGGTGCGGGGTTGTAGATCCATGGATCGATGAGGTGGAGTTGTCGCGGCGCCACCGTCTCGAGGATGACCTGGGAGAAGTCCCCGAGGTGTACCCCGATTTCGGCTCCCACTGATTCCGGGGGCAGCATCTCGAGCAGGAAGCGCCGTCGCTGGGAATTGGTGGGCGGTATGGGTTGCGGCATGGGTGCTAGTTACCGTCTCGATGAGGGGCTGATAAGTGTCTGGTACTCCAGGAAGAGTTGGTAGTTCTCCTCCACGATGTCCTCGCGGTACTGGTACTGGTGTTGGTGCTCTCGAAGCTCGACACGATATCCGATACCTCGTTCTAGGCTATTGCGCCCAGTGTCCTGTCGATCGGCAACGATCGGTATCGATCGGCACATGATTGCCTCAAAGAAGCGAATACTCCAGGGCAGATCACCGGCTGGACAGAGGGCGAATTCGCTGTGACGGAGTGTCTCGAAATAGGAGGGGTTGAAGTAGCCCCGCTCATGTTCGGCTCGATCGCGTGGCACGAAGACCGAATGGCTGTTTCCGGTGTGATCGAAGCTCCCCAGAGGCGTGTGCTGTTCGTGACCGTCGCTGATCAGCAGGTGGGAACGCTCGGTGAAGTGGTCACGAGCAAAGTCGAGGATCCAACGGCGGTTGTCGTAGGTGTCGGCACGATAAAGGCCACCCATGAAGCAATAATCATGGATCTTGTCGTTCGGCATTTCGCTCACGGCCTCCACAAATGACCGCGGGAATAGGAGCCGCGTAGCCACCGTGCGCTCGTCGATCGCAGGGCACGGGAGCCCCTCTTCTTCATACGCCATTCGGATCAGGAGCACGGCCCGTGGCCCCCCCGGTATGAGAACGATCGGCGGGGTGGTCATGCATTCCCCATATGGTCGGCAAGATCGTAGCCAAACAGACTGGTACACGCCTCTTGCACCGAGGAGCGGGTCAGCAGGAGTTCGAGAAGCCACGGCGATACCGGGTGTTGTTGGAAGCGTGTCATGAGCAGGTGGGTGGGACTGGGGGTGGGGTCCGAAGAGAAGCTACTTCCGCCACCGTAGGAGGAGACCTCGGAAACGGCGTCGAGGTTGATGAATCCGAGTTGCTCGGCCAGCGCATCTCGATAGGCCGGGTCCTCTACAAAGCGGTTGAAGCTGATCACCACCTTGGCCGGAAGTTGTTGGGTGTGGTCGAGTGCTTCGGCGCAGTAGGTATCGAGCAGGTCGACAAATCCTTCGTCCACTGGAAAAAGCTCGGGGCGCGACTGGGCGGCGGCGAGCCGGGAGGACAGTGTATTGAGTGGATCCCGAAGAATGAGCACGCTGGTGGCCTCCGCGATCCCCGCCGTGCGCACGGCGAACGAGAGTGAACAGTCCTCAATGCTAAAGATCGCCGACCGTTGGGGTTGGGCGGCCCGCCGGAAATCATTCGGCCCAAGGGTGCCCAGCTCGAAGCGACGGGAGTGAAGACGGCCACAGTTGTTGTAGAACGCCACCCCGGCCGCAGGATCGACAAACCCATCGCAGAATTGACGATGGAGC
Above is a genomic segment from Acidimicrobiia bacterium containing:
- a CDS encoding sulfotransferase family protein; its protein translation is MKIFCVGLNKTGTRSLHDALQVLGFRSVHWGGPNLPTAVQRGPEIRAAVEQSLAAGRPLLEGLEDADAYSDIHALNTNFDVLDSQYPASKFILTVRPIEEWLASREMHVKANQAMQSSGEYNGTFLEVDLIGWRTEALEHESRVRSYFAARPADLLVFDVTAGDGWDQLCPFLGVAIPSDPFPFRR
- a CDS encoding class I SAM-dependent methyltransferase, yielding MDRALYDEHAQLETNHWWFVGRRAIIHSTLSQHLPTTTGNTIVDVGCGTGGMLPMLATFGQVTGIEGDQLAVEHCRSTFGQFEVAHGQIPHAIPTEGTLTLATAFDVIEHLDDDVGALVALRRSVRPGGTVAVTVPALSWLWSDHDRANGHRRRYTRRVLLGAIQQAGLEVRHASYFNTILLPPVAVSRLAQRIHAPVVEPESDFSMPPSLLNRILTGVLRSERRIAARRGLPIGVSLIAIAERRL
- a CDS encoding glycosyltransferase codes for the protein MADDIEELRELKKLVAEGPVAQQVALSLAAGAVLRGRLTANEAAQAGAFSTAELHKLMGTSTQETARAILVSIVVPAFNEQENLDALWARVAPVLDAAGTGEMVIVDDGSTDATWSEILRLGAIDPRVRGIRLSRNFGHQAALTAGMASAQGQTVCFVDADLQDPPELLEQMLEHWRAGNHVVYAVRRTRQEGLVKRLAYRTFYRVYRRLANIDVPLDSGDFALLDRVVVDELLALPEHNRFLRGLRSWVGYQQIGLEYDREARNAGTPKYTTRRLFRLAFDGLLSFSTLPLRLASWLGILAALAGCVYIGVALAFRVWFGGVPEGWTSIIAVILTLGGMQLMMLGILGEYLARVYDETKMRPNYLVAETSNHSAGSS
- a CDS encoding class I SAM-dependent methyltransferase, coding for MPQPIPPTNSQRRRFLLEMLPPESVGAEIGVHLGDFSQVILETVAPRQLHLIDPWIYNPAPEYERAMYGGRSEGGQSEMDERHMSVLSRFGPEINRGQIIIHRGESAEILGALPDASLDWVYIDGNHTYDFVVQDLRLSLAKTKPGGLVTGDDYGEGGWWDGGVKQAVDELAESGTARLLMIQNGQFAFAVTGT